GAAATTCGTTTATGTTGTGGAAACATTCTTAAGAGCGTCTTGTAGTAGAAAAGGATGGATTCCTTATCGTTATTCTGTTCTGACTTTTGGCCTGCCCAGTATAAAAATTCGCCCATATCAAAATTGATAGGAACATCATAATTCATTTTTTCTAAAATTTGATTTGCAAAGGAAGTCTTTTTAGAAAGGACAAGACAACGGAGAACATATTCGAAAATCAATGATGCATAATCGGAATCTTTGCTATTCTTTATTTGCTCTATAAATTCTTTCCCTCCATCTTCAAATATTTTCCATGTTGCAACTGAACTTACCGTGCCTGTGTATACCAACCATAATTTAGGAAATTGATTACTGATGATAAACCATGCCTCTGATAAATATCCGCTTCTGAGGAGGTATCGGATAGCAAAAGCCCTATCTGCTTCATTTTCAGATAAACATAAGTTGAGTAAGGAATCTTTTCGGGATAAATTATATCCACCATAATTGATTACTTGCTGTAGTAAGGTAGAACCCTCTTTTTGGAATTCTTTCGTCTTTATTAAAAATGCACCACCGTCATTTATGAGAGAAACCATCCACCATGGCAAGAGAATATCCGAGTGAATATTTAAATAATATCGTCCTGCTAATGGGGAATTATTTGTTTTTTCGTAATATTTGGCAAGAAAAAAATAAGCAGGCAATTTCCATGCAGTAGGTGTCGGTTCCTTTTTTATAAGTTCCTCAAGAATATTAATCCCTTCTTCTGTAAGTTTCATACCGTCTTTGCATTGTGCAATTCTTATTTGAACAAATGGAAAAGTATAATGACTTGATACGGACGCCTTTTCAAAACACTCCAATGCCGATTGAAAATCTCCTTTCTCATAAAAAAACACCCCTTGTTTGTAGTGTTCGAATATTTGTGAATCTTTATCATCAGGAAGGTCTATGGCAAACACACAGAGAGAGAAGAACATGTAAGCACAAAACAATTGTAGACATTTCGTTGTCATACTTGACCTAATACATTTATCGTAAAATAAATTTATGGAACACGGACGGGTTTCCCTGTTTTTGCAGAGTTCCATGCAGATTCGGTTACTTCCATAGTTCTCAGACCACATTCGGGTGGGACTTCTGGCATTTCTTTTCCTAAGATGCTCATAATAAAGTTGCGGTCAGGGTCGCTGGACATTTTCGGCAGTTTCACTTTTACAGGCTTACCTAATTCATCTTGCTGTAAAACACCTATGCCCTGTCTTAGGAATAATGCTCCTTTACTGCCCACAATTGTATGGTCTTCATACCAGCCTGGAGCATTTCCAATTACAGATAGGTTTCCTAATGCACCATTTTCAAATTTTAAGGTCAAAGCGGAATTGATGTCCACAGGAACATCAAATTTTTCTACTTTGGCAAACACTTCCTTTACTTTCATACCTGTCATCCACATCATAATATCAATGAAATGACTGCCCGAATCATTCAACTGCCCACCACCTGAAAGTTTCGGAATCTGTCTCCATGTATTGCGTGTTAAACGTAACCATTCCTGAGACAATAATGCCTGCACAAATTGAACTTCTCCAATAGCACCTCTTTGTATCTGGTCACGCATATAACGGAATGGCGGTTCAAAATGCCGTTGGTAGGAAATCATCAATATTTTTTTTGCTTGTTTCGATTTTTTAATAACCTCCTTTGCATGAACGATAGAACATACCATCGGTTTCTCTGTTAATACATGTAAGCCACAATTCAAAGAATACATAATTTGTTCATAATGCAAGGTATGAGGGCTTAAAATGACTACCGCATCTAAATTCTCTTTTTTTATCATGTCTTTATAGTCAGAATATATAGGTAGCGACACTGAATTTGGGCAATGTTTATGAAATTGGTCTATTGATTTTGAACTGGGTTCATTCAATGCAACAACTTCTGCCTGCTTAATCTTTGAAAATCTGTTGTAGTGTAATATTGCAATACCTCCCGCACCAATAAATCCAACCCGAAGTTTTTTAGCCATCTTGCGTCTCCTTAATCAAAGTATTAATGTTAATTAATGAGTCATATTCTAACATACTTATTAAAACAAAAAAGATTATAGATAACTATTCTTCCGATTATAAAATCACATTTTCCCCTATAGGCTCAATAAAAAAAATAAATAACCGA
This Candidatus Hydrogenedens sp. DNA region includes the following protein-coding sequences:
- a CDS encoding Gfo/Idh/MocA family oxidoreductase, producing the protein MAKKLRVGFIGAGGIAILHYNRFSKIKQAEVVALNEPSSKSIDQFHKHCPNSVSLPIYSDYKDMIKKENLDAVVILSPHTLHYEQIMYSLNCGLHVLTEKPMVCSIVHAKEVIKKSKQAKKILMISYQRHFEPPFRYMRDQIQRGAIGEVQFVQALLSQEWLRLTRNTWRQIPKLSGGGQLNDSGSHFIDIMMWMTGMKVKEVFAKVEKFDVPVDINSALTLKFENGALGNLSVIGNAPGWYEDHTIVGSKGALFLRQGIGVLQQDELGKPVKVKLPKMSSDPDRNFIMSILGKEMPEVPPECGLRTMEVTESAWNSAKTGKPVRVP